In Lujinxingia sediminis, a single genomic region encodes these proteins:
- a CDS encoding tetratricopeptide repeat protein: protein MKNTLTNLTRRPLMGVLAGALAVTLSAGCSSAPKTVDEAPVEVPEKSEQEKISESTGIPLEALGAFEEAMAAIEAGATERQTAIEALERAIEIEPTFAEAHYNLGLLYGEIDRNDDAVERIQNARELDPDVFDYTVALAKAYAENEQYDDAQTLFSEVVARDPNNLVAKNNMAVIALRRGEEDQALRYVEEILREDNVNVGALNTLGLIYMERENLSLAKYSLRKALKEDEANVDVLNNLGLVYIQEDNVPLAVDSFSKAIEADEDYLESRLNLAAILLEYLDYERANAHFTHAVRIAPHHCVANLGKGASSFAVGEHEDADERYSYYLEECDSDHLSSLERLAQLNETHLQRPEKAIAYYERLVELEDDVNKVANYQASINFMRSQLEQQAQQPEPEAAPEVEEAPEGEGEESAE from the coding sequence ATGAAAAACACACTCACTAACCTGACTCGCCGCCCCCTGATGGGGGTATTGGCTGGTGCGCTCGCGGTGACGCTGAGCGCGGGTTGCTCCAGCGCCCCGAAGACCGTCGATGAGGCGCCGGTGGAGGTTCCTGAGAAGTCGGAGCAGGAGAAGATCTCCGAGTCGACCGGGATTCCTCTGGAGGCCCTCGGTGCTTTTGAAGAGGCGATGGCGGCCATCGAAGCCGGCGCCACCGAGCGTCAGACGGCCATCGAAGCCCTGGAGCGTGCCATTGAGATCGAGCCTACCTTCGCGGAGGCTCACTACAATCTCGGGCTTCTCTACGGTGAGATCGATCGCAATGACGATGCCGTCGAGCGCATTCAGAATGCCCGTGAGCTCGACCCGGATGTCTTTGATTACACCGTGGCGCTGGCCAAGGCTTACGCCGAGAACGAGCAGTATGACGACGCGCAGACGCTCTTCTCGGAGGTGGTTGCACGCGATCCGAACAACCTGGTCGCCAAGAATAACATGGCGGTCATCGCGCTTCGCCGCGGCGAGGAAGATCAGGCGCTGCGCTACGTCGAAGAGATCCTTCGGGAAGATAACGTCAACGTCGGCGCGCTCAACACGCTGGGTCTGATCTACATGGAGCGCGAGAACCTCTCGCTGGCGAAGTACTCGCTGCGTAAAGCGCTCAAAGAGGATGAGGCCAACGTCGACGTGCTCAACAACCTGGGGCTGGTTTACATCCAGGAAGACAACGTCCCGCTGGCGGTTGACTCCTTCTCCAAGGCGATTGAGGCCGATGAGGATTATCTGGAGAGCCGCCTGAACCTGGCTGCGATCCTGCTCGAGTACCTCGATTATGAGCGCGCCAACGCGCACTTCACGCACGCGGTGCGCATTGCGCCTCATCACTGCGTGGCCAACCTGGGCAAAGGTGCGTCGTCTTTCGCCGTCGGTGAGCATGAAGACGCTGATGAGCGCTACAGCTACTACCTGGAAGAGTGCGATAGCGATCATCTCTCCAGTCTGGAGCGTCTGGCGCAGCTCAACGAGACGCATCTGCAACGTCCCGAAAAAGCCATCGCGTATTACGAGCGTCTGGTGGAGCTGGAAGATGACGTGAACAAGGTGGCCAACTACCAGGCGTCGATTAACTTCATGCGCTCGCAGCTTGAGCAGCAGGCGCAGCAGCCGGAGCCCGAAGCGGCGCCGGAGGTCGAAGAGGCTCCGGAAGGCGAGGGCGAGGAATCGGCTGAGTGA
- a CDS encoding vWA domain-containing protein, protein MTYGLSSKRSRSRRTRRLSWATLVGLAGVTLLGATGCDTVARISFSERRFNDVQPVSFSSAGGQCEGLTQGGEIGFVLMASDNTPIKPGEAISQGVVNLDRNSFSFADGAVYSTPERVCASTDECPDSFLCGVGQDGAQDLGNRCHITTTVAAASDPEFIGKDQASHAFGVLVSRAGSWRGFLPSEVGALNLVANELTDNQYAVIAGPDVRPRPARATDNNRRRYSALSGLVTNWNNVASIVRESGRESLFGLWTYGGSSGTIFSHVNATSGGSLWTGSLRGAQSAEEDMKSESINEGSRNFLYGAILKVLDQGFTDARVADFESRTLVVLTDSPDSFQSTNNSAQNVITRANELGVSIMLVHVDPALDNNLLRDDFIYYQGKPTCASDDECRNYETCRQPQFFRSANNTQNDSIDYPGMNHLDSAFCLPTRDEKGRIGPVAEFQEIACSTGGTYNYVPAAEIPLMRNALEHLPAYVEAGWTVDVSLSATDTDVLFPGEAFRLQSVMSVDVGSSNGTFNFAQKGSVSGASGLDPAAADTRATFFTAE, encoded by the coding sequence ATGACATACGGCTTGAGTTCGAAGCGCAGCCGATCCCGGCGCACCAGGCGTCTGAGCTGGGCGACCCTGGTGGGTCTGGCAGGTGTAACGCTTCTGGGTGCGACGGGCTGCGATACCGTCGCCAGGATCAGCTTCTCCGAGCGTCGCTTTAACGATGTGCAGCCGGTGAGCTTTAGCTCAGCCGGTGGCCAGTGCGAGGGGTTGACCCAGGGCGGCGAGATTGGCTTCGTGCTCATGGCGAGCGATAACACGCCGATTAAACCCGGTGAGGCTATCTCTCAGGGCGTCGTGAATCTGGACCGGAACAGTTTTTCATTTGCTGACGGGGCCGTTTATTCCACGCCGGAGCGGGTGTGCGCGAGCACCGATGAATGCCCCGACAGCTTTCTCTGCGGGGTAGGCCAGGATGGCGCCCAGGATCTCGGCAACCGCTGCCACATCACCACGACGGTCGCCGCGGCCTCCGATCCGGAGTTCATCGGGAAAGATCAGGCCAGCCACGCCTTCGGTGTGCTGGTGTCACGCGCGGGCTCCTGGCGCGGTTTCCTGCCTTCGGAGGTAGGTGCCCTGAACCTCGTCGCCAATGAGCTTACCGACAATCAGTACGCTGTGATCGCCGGGCCCGACGTCAGGCCCCGTCCGGCACGTGCAACCGACAACAACCGCCGTCGCTACAGCGCGCTCAGTGGTCTGGTGACTAACTGGAACAATGTGGCTTCGATCGTGCGCGAGAGCGGCCGCGAGTCGCTCTTCGGTCTGTGGACCTACGGCGGCTCCAGCGGCACGATCTTCTCCCACGTCAACGCCACTTCCGGCGGATCGCTCTGGACTGGAAGCCTTCGCGGAGCGCAATCGGCGGAGGAAGATATGAAGTCGGAGAGCATCAATGAAGGGAGTCGCAATTTCCTCTACGGTGCGATCCTCAAGGTGCTTGACCAGGGCTTCACCGACGCCCGCGTGGCCGACTTTGAGTCGCGAACGCTGGTGGTGCTCACCGATAGCCCGGATTCCTTCCAATCGACGAACAACAGTGCGCAGAACGTGATCACGCGAGCCAATGAGCTCGGCGTCTCGATTATGCTGGTGCACGTCGACCCGGCGCTCGATAACAACCTGCTGCGCGACGACTTCATCTACTATCAGGGCAAGCCCACCTGCGCATCGGATGATGAGTGCCGCAACTACGAGACCTGCCGCCAGCCGCAGTTCTTTCGTTCGGCCAACAACACTCAAAATGACAGTATCGACTATCCGGGGATGAACCATCTTGACTCAGCGTTCTGCCTTCCTACGCGTGATGAGAAGGGGCGCATCGGGCCGGTGGCGGAGTTCCAGGAGATCGCCTGCTCCACCGGCGGCACCTACAACTACGTGCCCGCCGCGGAGATCCCGCTGATGCGTAACGCGCTTGAGCACCTGCCCGCTTATGTCGAGGCCGGCTGGACGGTCGATGTGTCACTGAGTGCAACCGATACTGACGTGCTCTTCCCCGGGGAGGCCTTCCGCCTTCAGTCGGTGATGAGCGTGGATGTCGGTTCGTCCAACGGAACGTTTAACTTCGCGCAGAAGGGCAGTGTCAGCGGTGCCTCCGGGCTCGACCCGGCCGCAGCCGATACGCGCGCGACCTTCTTTACGGCGGAGTGA
- a CDS encoding tetratricopeptide repeat protein has translation MKNRHTTRTIFGALMVALLASPTAEVWAQDISTQERERATTDDILDSASRRLDEQAATESEREVESDLEAETNVTLDQVEDEQRTMSVEEIEALKRRLEAQNRRMITQLDEIIARSPYAAQKPDWMFQKAELLWELRNMEYVRARTEFNACLDAVHEGTLDESECPEPMPDYSEAQAIYEDILREYPDYNRLDEVIFRLGSGLIEANQGAQAVGYLQRLVTNYPNSRYLPDAYLALGEFFFDQQQAGVAKMNYEKVLNYEQYRNYDYALYKLGWSHFNNGEHRESADTFKQVIARADSAAWNFLQTQASNDLMLALAEIDDGWIEARDYFTEIRDIEYTYEQISRMAGYLELQGKDADALAAYEWFLEERPNDPSVPDWMDAIVRSLRRNNFEAYEERVQRYVAYLNPQGTWFRNNTEEERAISNANLLVEGNLARLANHYHRQAQRGGTREDYVTAADYYQQFIDRFPEHPASFDMTFFLGEIYLYNLEDYERAALQYQLVVDLYKDDNIPEEAKPEEVEALVRDAAYAVVSSYNELVKQHHPDSILVEMAARAGENPEPTSQRMDSAADAGETPPIPRTDLLKYEQGFVEASDQFSEMYPTEDVTPTVDYVAAEVYKSRGHYDNCVPRYESIIENAPRHTYASYAGNSLLEANYRLQRWDEVEKWARHLLENEIFDVTPRDSLTQSIAYAINEKAIDLKEENKVDEAAGEMLRLAGEFPDSEFAPGAVFNAAAIYEGGNEVNRAVELYQRVIDTYPESEQAPNALYVLGLIFESRADLSQAATYFARLGEENYRSYENAGDAVYNAAVLRTAMEQWDEAIATYESYLEYFGAEIEDEEVNTIELEMAFLEKNRENWDAARTRFEEFLKKDTIKGAERVEVNLELGLLAEQMQPRNWESVADGYFTDAVSTWKELDEEGQGASRQFAAQARFHQGEAIFRKFKEVQLSFPVRTLTRTAQEKGQYQLDAEEIFAEVIQMKSPRWVAAAAYRIGQAYKDFAEGLFNLPLPEGLTPDQEFEYQLSVEDLAFPLQERALTAFNRALELALEYEAYNEWSRLSAQEISQLERGAYPITGQEGVAVEHNRTEFFAPAPVTELSVVAERGAARLERRPKPQPAPALDENGQPIEAGPEGATPAEGEGTPSATTETPAS, from the coding sequence ATGAAAAACCGTCATACAACCCGCACGATCTTCGGAGCGCTGATGGTGGCGCTTCTCGCCAGCCCCACCGCCGAGGTCTGGGCGCAGGATATCAGCACCCAGGAGCGCGAGCGCGCCACGACTGACGATATTCTCGACTCGGCCTCGCGCCGCCTCGATGAGCAGGCCGCTACCGAGAGCGAGCGTGAAGTTGAATCGGACCTTGAGGCCGAGACCAACGTCACACTCGACCAGGTTGAGGATGAGCAGCGCACCATGTCGGTCGAAGAGATCGAGGCGCTCAAGCGTCGCCTCGAAGCTCAGAACCGTCGCATGATCACGCAGCTCGACGAGATCATCGCGCGCTCTCCCTACGCCGCGCAGAAGCCGGACTGGATGTTCCAGAAGGCCGAGCTGCTCTGGGAGCTGCGCAACATGGAGTACGTGCGGGCCCGTACCGAGTTCAACGCATGTCTGGACGCGGTTCACGAGGGCACCCTCGATGAGAGTGAGTGCCCCGAGCCCATGCCCGACTACAGCGAGGCGCAGGCGATCTACGAAGATATCCTTCGCGAGTACCCGGATTACAACCGCCTGGACGAAGTCATCTTCCGTCTCGGAAGCGGGCTGATTGAGGCCAATCAGGGTGCGCAGGCCGTTGGTTATCTGCAGCGTCTGGTGACGAACTACCCCAACTCTCGCTACCTCCCCGATGCCTACCTGGCGCTCGGTGAGTTCTTCTTCGACCAGCAGCAGGCTGGTGTGGCGAAGATGAACTACGAGAAAGTTCTGAACTACGAGCAGTACCGTAACTACGACTACGCCCTCTACAAGCTGGGCTGGTCGCACTTCAATAACGGTGAGCACCGCGAGAGCGCCGATACCTTCAAGCAGGTTATCGCCCGCGCCGACTCGGCTGCCTGGAACTTCCTTCAGACTCAGGCCAGCAATGACCTGATGCTGGCCCTGGCCGAGATCGACGACGGCTGGATTGAGGCCCGGGACTACTTCACCGAGATTCGCGACATCGAATACACCTACGAGCAGATCAGCCGGATGGCGGGCTATCTCGAGCTCCAGGGTAAAGACGCCGATGCACTTGCCGCTTACGAGTGGTTCCTCGAAGAGCGCCCCAACGATCCCTCGGTGCCCGACTGGATGGACGCCATCGTCCGTTCGTTGCGTCGGAACAATTTCGAGGCCTACGAAGAGCGCGTGCAGCGCTACGTGGCCTATCTCAACCCGCAGGGCACCTGGTTCCGTAACAACACCGAAGAGGAGCGGGCGATCAGCAACGCCAACCTCCTTGTGGAAGGGAACCTGGCGCGCCTGGCCAACCATTACCACCGTCAGGCCCAGCGAGGCGGGACGCGCGAAGACTATGTGACCGCGGCCGACTACTACCAGCAGTTTATCGATCGTTTCCCGGAGCATCCGGCTTCGTTCGATATGACCTTCTTCCTGGGTGAGATTTACCTCTACAACCTGGAAGATTACGAGCGCGCCGCGCTTCAGTACCAGCTGGTGGTCGACCTCTACAAAGACGACAACATCCCCGAAGAGGCCAAGCCCGAGGAAGTCGAGGCGCTGGTGCGCGACGCGGCCTACGCCGTGGTCAGCTCTTACAACGAGCTTGTGAAGCAGCATCACCCCGACTCGATCCTTGTGGAGATGGCTGCGCGTGCCGGTGAGAACCCCGAGCCGACCTCGCAGCGCATGGACTCGGCGGCCGACGCTGGCGAGACTCCGCCGATTCCGCGCACCGACCTGCTGAAGTATGAGCAGGGCTTCGTGGAGGCGAGTGACCAGTTCTCGGAGATGTATCCGACCGAAGATGTGACTCCCACGGTCGACTACGTGGCTGCCGAGGTCTACAAGAGCCGTGGCCACTACGATAACTGCGTGCCCCGTTACGAGAGCATCATCGAGAACGCGCCGCGCCACACCTACGCCAGCTACGCCGGCAACAGCCTGCTGGAGGCGAACTACCGTCTGCAGCGCTGGGATGAGGTGGAGAAGTGGGCCCGTCACCTGTTGGAGAACGAGATCTTCGACGTGACCCCGCGTGATAGCCTGACGCAGTCGATCGCCTACGCGATCAACGAGAAGGCCATCGACCTTAAGGAAGAGAATAAGGTCGATGAAGCTGCCGGAGAGATGCTCCGCCTGGCCGGGGAGTTCCCCGACTCGGAGTTTGCCCCCGGTGCGGTGTTCAACGCTGCGGCCATTTATGAGGGTGGCAACGAGGTCAACCGCGCTGTCGAATTGTACCAGCGCGTCATCGACACCTACCCGGAGTCGGAGCAGGCCCCCAACGCACTCTACGTGCTCGGGCTCATCTTCGAATCTCGCGCCGATCTCTCGCAGGCCGCCACCTACTTCGCTCGCCTGGGCGAAGAGAACTATCGCAGCTACGAGAACGCCGGCGACGCGGTTTACAACGCGGCGGTCCTGCGTACTGCGATGGAGCAGTGGGACGAGGCGATCGCGACCTACGAATCTTACCTGGAGTACTTCGGGGCAGAGATCGAGGACGAGGAGGTGAACACCATCGAGCTTGAGATGGCCTTCCTCGAGAAGAATCGCGAGAACTGGGACGCTGCGCGCACCCGCTTTGAGGAGTTCCTCAAGAAGGACACGATCAAGGGCGCGGAGCGCGTCGAGGTGAACCTTGAGCTGGGGCTTCTTGCCGAGCAGATGCAGCCCCGGAACTGGGAGAGCGTCGCCGACGGGTACTTCACCGATGCGGTCAGTACCTGGAAGGAGCTCGACGAAGAGGGGCAGGGCGCCAGCCGGCAGTTCGCTGCTCAGGCCCGCTTCCACCAGGGTGAGGCCATCTTCCGGAAGTTCAAAGAAGTGCAACTCTCCTTCCCGGTGCGGACTCTGACGCGGACCGCTCAGGAAAAGGGTCAGTACCAGCTCGACGCCGAAGAGATCTTCGCCGAAGTCATTCAGATGAAGAGCCCGCGCTGGGTGGCGGCTGCCGCCTACCGCATCGGTCAGGCCTACAAGGACTTTGCCGAGGGGCTCTTCAACCTGCCGCTTCCCGAAGGGCTGACGCCGGACCAGGAGTTCGAGTACCAGCTCTCGGTGGAAGACCTGGCCTTCCCGCTTCAGGAACGTGCGCTCACCGCGTTTAACCGGGCGCTGGAGCTTGCGCTTGAGTATGAGGCCTACAACGAGTGGAGCCGTCTCTCCGCCCAGGAGATCAGCCAGCTTGAGCGTGGTGCCTACCCGATCACCGGGCAGGAAGGTGTGGCGGTGGAACACAACCGCACCGAGTTCTTCGCGCCGGCTCCGGTGACGGAGTTGTCGGTGGTGGCCGAGCGTGGTGCCGCGCGCTTGGAGCGTCGGCCCAAGCCGCAGCCCGCCCCCGCGCTGGATGAGAACGGACAGCCCATTGAGGCTGGGCCCGAAGGTGCGACGCCGGCTGAAGGCGAGGGTACGCCGTCGGCAACGACTGAAACCCCGGCCTCTTGA
- a CDS encoding outer membrane beta-barrel domain-containing protein, with product MTTVKFKWSAIAVLVAAATALSASPAAAQQALDEELEQYWTSERDLRVLRDRLYDREGRIGAGIYTGLMSSEPFYYYIPVGGRVSYHFSDQLGVEVGGAFMNAQGVLTRNTQLMDFLVADRGEGFDAATDTEDRFLWRANAVVTWSPFYGKLALLQRKLSHFDLNVAAGLGAVSVERPNQTRDAANTKLTVEGVLGVGAHFFVTPDLTVRLDGRGYIYRGAKFDHNEDSFFGQLRLPVEFLVGASYHF from the coding sequence ATGACGACCGTGAAGTTTAAATGGAGCGCCATCGCGGTGCTTGTTGCCGCCGCCACCGCGCTCAGCGCCTCGCCGGCCGCTGCGCAGCAAGCCCTCGATGAGGAGCTTGAGCAGTACTGGACCAGCGAGCGCGATCTTCGCGTGCTGCGCGATCGTCTCTACGATCGTGAAGGCCGTATTGGCGCGGGGATCTACACCGGGCTGATGAGCAGCGAGCCCTTCTACTACTACATCCCGGTCGGTGGCCGGGTCAGCTACCACTTCAGCGATCAGTTGGGCGTGGAGGTGGGTGGCGCGTTTATGAACGCCCAGGGTGTGCTCACGCGCAATACGCAGCTGATGGACTTTCTGGTCGCGGATCGCGGTGAGGGCTTTGATGCCGCCACCGACACCGAAGACCGCTTCTTGTGGCGGGCCAATGCCGTGGTCACCTGGAGCCCCTTCTACGGTAAGCTGGCGCTCTTGCAGCGCAAGCTCTCGCACTTCGACCTCAATGTGGCCGCCGGTCTGGGCGCGGTGAGCGTGGAGCGCCCCAATCAGACGCGCGACGCGGCCAACACCAAGCTCACCGTCGAAGGTGTGCTCGGCGTCGGTGCGCACTTCTTTGTGACCCCGGATTTGACCGTGCGTCTGGATGGCCGCGGGTACATCTATCGCGGCGCGAAGTTTGACCATAACGAGGACTCCTTCTTTGGTCAGCTGCGCCTTCCGGTGGAGTTTCTGGTCGGTGCCTCGTACCACTTCTAA
- a CDS encoding outer membrane beta-barrel domain-containing protein: MNAKRIQVPLWALVVALTVALLATPALAQEAGDPAAAGAEEAAQNEGLPELDEDDPMYWAEMREVYVMQQRAFLKEGRFALTLYGGIIPNNIFEQYLPLGIRANYFLLENIGLELAGSYAFRRDTQLRDTLRDESGADAQEVLIGDGQASHFNFGVMWSPVYGKLAYYNDRIIYLDMNVFGGAGMVVAQTQSDFNAGRSTTAKFEGVLGAGLALYVGEHASVRADYRQFIFGKVNGGVAKPSEISLGFSWFF, translated from the coding sequence GTGAATGCCAAGCGAATTCAAGTCCCGCTGTGGGCTCTGGTGGTAGCGCTGACCGTGGCACTTCTGGCCACGCCGGCCCTTGCCCAGGAGGCCGGCGACCCCGCTGCCGCGGGCGCAGAAGAGGCTGCCCAGAATGAAGGGTTGCCCGAGCTCGACGAAGATGATCCGATGTACTGGGCCGAGATGCGCGAGGTCTACGTGATGCAGCAGCGCGCCTTTCTTAAAGAAGGCCGGTTTGCGCTGACGCTCTACGGCGGGATCATCCCCAACAACATCTTCGAGCAGTACCTCCCGCTGGGGATTCGCGCGAACTACTTCCTGCTGGAGAACATCGGGTTGGAGCTTGCCGGCTCCTACGCGTTCCGTCGTGACACTCAGCTGCGCGACACCCTGCGCGATGAGTCGGGCGCTGACGCCCAGGAAGTGCTCATCGGTGACGGGCAGGCCTCGCACTTTAACTTCGGTGTGATGTGGAGCCCGGTCTACGGCAAGCTCGCCTACTACAATGACCGCATCATCTACCTGGATATGAACGTCTTCGGTGGGGCGGGCATGGTGGTCGCGCAGACCCAGAGCGACTTCAACGCCGGTCGCTCCACCACTGCCAAGTTCGAGGGTGTGCTCGGTGCCGGCCTTGCGCTCTACGTGGGCGAGCATGCCTCGGTGCGCGCCGATTACCGCCAGTTCATCTTTGGTAAGGTCAACGGCGGAGTGGCCAAGCCCTCTGAGATCTCGCTGGGCTTTAGCTGGTTCTTCTGA
- a CDS encoding GYF domain-containing protein: MKIVCDNCGAKYSIADDKVQGKVFKIRCKKCSEVIVVKGTAEGSEEGGGEFGSAYGNTGGASEWYVVIDGDRVGPITPEEVEAYFTAGQVHPDTFAWRDGLDDWVMLSTLNEFAHLMQDAAGPNDATMIASAHNPLPATDLDATAAINSGRFDSLEGYSDNSASVESGSYDQQPSIESYSDNGYGGGGYDDGYDAGGYDAGGYDDGFGGGEGGMFAAFDSTPPEDDYAGGYGAEEPEPAAAPASGDMVGARNENSVLFSLSSVDQVKAVSKPAEGAAQGNDKSGLIDIQALASTHASMKGDKSSDDDFAPGTMSMPALMPMGSHRKQNKGLMIGVIAGVAILALALVVVVVVLLGKDGGDQPAQPAVAAAPAAAPAAAEAAPTPEEQKEAEEAKAAAEAAMAAANDKGSEEEAEDEAAAEEDEKEEARAEAPARKERASSRTSTRRSEPAPEPTRTASRTTGSSGGGVDSIIGQLDRSGSSSSSSGGSAPAAAKDVPDSLSRSQVAGTIRKYNSQIASCARDSNSGGLSGTARVRFAVQPAGNVTGASVQGGPMAGTDLGGCIERVVNSMRFPESKSDLPITYPFVIR; encoded by the coding sequence ATGAAGATCGTTTGCGACAACTGCGGCGCGAAATATTCCATCGCGGACGACAAGGTCCAGGGCAAGGTCTTTAAGATCCGGTGTAAAAAGTGCAGCGAGGTCATCGTGGTCAAAGGGACCGCAGAAGGTAGTGAAGAAGGGGGCGGTGAGTTCGGCTCGGCCTACGGCAACACCGGCGGAGCGTCGGAGTGGTACGTGGTGATCGACGGCGATCGCGTCGGTCCGATCACGCCCGAAGAGGTGGAGGCCTACTTCACCGCCGGTCAGGTGCACCCGGATACGTTCGCCTGGCGTGACGGGTTGGATGACTGGGTGATGTTGAGCACGCTCAACGAGTTCGCGCATCTGATGCAGGACGCGGCCGGTCCGAATGACGCGACGATGATCGCCTCGGCGCATAATCCGCTGCCGGCGACCGATCTCGACGCGACGGCTGCAATTAACTCCGGGCGGTTTGATAGCCTGGAGGGCTACAGCGACAACAGCGCGTCGGTGGAGAGTGGTAGTTACGACCAGCAGCCCTCGATCGAGAGCTACTCCGACAACGGGTACGGAGGTGGTGGCTATGACGATGGCTACGACGCCGGCGGCTACGATGCTGGAGGCTATGACGACGGCTTCGGTGGTGGAGAGGGCGGAATGTTCGCCGCGTTTGATTCGACACCTCCGGAAGACGATTACGCCGGCGGTTATGGGGCCGAGGAGCCGGAGCCGGCTGCCGCTCCCGCGTCAGGCGATATGGTGGGCGCGCGCAATGAGAACAGCGTGCTCTTCAGTCTGAGCAGCGTCGACCAGGTCAAGGCGGTGAGTAAGCCCGCGGAAGGGGCGGCGCAGGGTAATGACAAGTCCGGTCTGATCGACATTCAGGCGCTGGCGAGCACGCACGCGTCAATGAAGGGCGATAAGAGCTCGGATGATGATTTTGCGCCGGGGACGATGAGCATGCCGGCGTTGATGCCGATGGGCAGTCATCGCAAGCAGAACAAGGGGCTGATGATCGGCGTGATCGCCGGCGTGGCGATTCTGGCCCTGGCGCTCGTGGTGGTGGTCGTGGTGCTGCTGGGCAAAGATGGTGGCGATCAGCCGGCACAGCCGGCGGTGGCTGCTGCGCCCGCAGCGGCACCGGCAGCTGCTGAGGCGGCACCGACGCCCGAGGAGCAGAAAGAGGCCGAAGAGGCCAAGGCCGCCGCGGAGGCAGCCATGGCCGCTGCCAATGACAAGGGCTCCGAGGAGGAGGCTGAGGACGAGGCCGCCGCCGAAGAGGACGAGAAAGAAGAAGCACGCGCGGAGGCTCCTGCCCGTAAGGAGCGTGCGAGCTCGCGTACGAGCACCCGTCGCAGTGAGCCCGCGCCGGAGCCGACGCGCACCGCGTCGCGCACCACCGGCTCGTCGGGCGGCGGTGTGGACTCGATCATCGGTCAGCTGGATCGTTCGGGAAGCTCGTCGAGCAGCTCCGGCGGCAGCGCCCCTGCGGCGGCGAAAGATGTGCCGGATAGCCTGTCGCGCTCCCAGGTCGCCGGGACGATTCGTAAGTACAACTCGCAGATCGCATCGTGTGCTCGCGATTCCAACTCGGGTGGTCTCAGTGGGACGGCGCGAGTGCGTTTTGCGGTGCAGCCTGCAGGCAACGTCACGGGAGCCAGCGTGCAGGGTGGCCCGATGGCCGGCACCGACCTCGGCGGTTGCATTGAGCGGGTGGTCAACTCGATGCGCTTCCCCGAGTCGAAGAGCGATCTTCCGATCACCTATCCCTTCGTGATTCGCTGA